A single window of Lytechinus variegatus isolate NC3 chromosome 8, Lvar_3.0, whole genome shotgun sequence DNA harbors:
- the LOC121420566 gene encoding uncharacterized protein LOC121420566 — translation MGMSTQVYEALNSVSWHCIRCGMPQFSSSLFNSTSIEVSNSFDVLGSSNDVTTSSTTETNHTRNLSFSEDGLGSPQRASTPVRPRRSSSLPPNGRSSSKQGRNKRQHIKPRTMKVPNINFQSIRNKKEELAVLIETTEPSVIIGIETWLNPTIKSSEIFPSNSEVIRKDRADSYGGVLLAIRNDLIYDVIDTTGTGEQVYVKLSFGANVKLIIGALYRPPNSDISYLNDLCSIVENVAFKNKKVALWIGGDLILPDIDWTNLRVSGHNYPASMNNRLLNMTHDCALQQMVTFPTRLQSTLDLFLTNRPSLVNKCSPLPGLGDHDIVGVDTDVTSKRRKPVKRLMHIWKNANLSEMKRECGLYQQRFIKMHDEKSLVINMWEEIKTFLQDLLQKHVPSKMTSSRFNQPWINSSVKRLSRRKKRAFKLARCTGQQRDFHKYQKRKKSLQVACKQAYSDYINHMINPNFSSNPKRFWSFINSKRNDNTGVAPLKAQSGRTITDSTRKAHILNDQFTSVFNKDENITTIKDKGKARIQTWNKSTLVLMESSVDQGIIPDDWKRANVVPVFKKGGRNRAENYRQISLTSNVCKTLEHIVCSSILDHLDSHNILCDAQHGFHKKRSCTSQLLHAVQDLSQGIDDGDQLDVILLDLSKAFDKVPHGRLMYKVNYYGVRGNIHSWIEHLLSNRSRRVLIEGVTSHEAPVLSGVPQGSVVGPLLFLLFINDLPEYVSSQSTVRLFADDCILYRKVKTEEDTKQLQRDLDALQVWEDDWLMQFYPQKCQVMHATNKRVVIKSSTPYCIHGIPLVETDKAKYLGVVNFQENLKWNHHVDKTTKSANSVSSFLQRNIRDCPLKTKVLCYKALVLPVLEYAAVVWDPFTQRNISKLEMVQRRYARFALGDFRRTSSVSDMLTLVGYSSGKKGTTAS, via the exons ATGGGGATGTCGACGCAAGTCTATGAAGCATTGAACAGTGTGTCCTGGCATTGCATCAGATGTGGGATGCCCCAGTTCTCGTCCAGTCTCTTTAATTCGACAAGTATAGAGGTCAGCAATTCATTTGATGTCCTAGGATCATCAAATGATGTTACTACAAGTAGTACTACAGAAACAAACCATACACGCAACTTGTCATTTTCAGAAGACGGCCTGGGATCACCGCAACGGGCATCTACTCCAGTTAGACCAAGAAGGTCTTCATCGTTGCCACCTAACGGGAGGTCATCTTCAAAACAAGGCAGAAATAAAAGGCAGCACATCAAACCTAGAACTATGAAAGTTCCCAATATTAACTTTCAAAGCATCAGAAATAAGAAGGAAGAATTGGCTGTACTCATTGAGACAACAGAACCTTCTGTTATTATTGGTATAGAAACCTGGCTCAACCCTACCATCAAGAGTTCAGAGATCTTTCCTTCCAATTCTGAAGTGATTCGCAAAGATAGGGCGGATAGCTATGGCGGAGTTCTGCTGGCAATAAGGAATGATCTCATATACGATGTCATAGATACTACAGGGACTGGTGAACAAGTCTACGTGAAGCTCTCATTCGGGGCTAACGTCAAGCTGATAATTGGAGCTTTGTATCGTCCCCCAAACAGTGACATTAGCTATCTCAATGATCTCTGTTCTATTGTTGAGAATGTTGCATTCAAAAACAAGAAAGTAGCTTTGTGGATTGGTGGTGATCTGATTCTTCCAGATATTGATTGGACGAACCTCAGGGTCAGCGGTCATAACTACCCAGCCAGCATGAACAACAGATTGTTAAACATGACTCATGACTGCGCTCTTCAACAGATGGTGACTTTTCCCACACGTTTACAGAGCACTTTGGACTTGTTTCTGACGAACCGACCATCTCTGGTCAACAAGTGCTCTCCACTACCAGGGCTTGGAGACCATGATATTGTCGGTGTTGACACAGATGTAACATCTAAGAGGCGAAAACCAGTGAAGAGGTTAATGCATATATGGAAGAATGCTAACCTGAGTGAAATGAAGAGAGAATGTGGCTTATACCAACAGCGCTTCATAAAGATGCACGACGAAAAGAGTTTAGTCATCAACATGTGGGAGGAAATCAAGACCTTCTTGCAGGACTTGCTACAAAAGCATGTACCATCTAAGATGACCTCAAGTCGGTTTAATCAGCCATGGATCAATTCTTCTGTCAAGCGGCTTTCCAGAAGGAAGAAACGTGCCTTCAAACTGGCACGGTGTACCGGGCAGCAGAGAGATTTCCATAAATATCAAAAACGTAAAAAGTCTTTACAGGTGGCATGTAAACAAGCATACAGTGATTACATTAATCACATGATAAATCCAAACTTTTCCTCAAATCCCAAGCGCTTTTGGAGCTTTATTAACAGCAAGAGGAATGATAACACTGGAGTAGCACCTCTGAAAGCTCAAAGTGGAAGGACTATTACAGACAGCACGAGGAAGGCTCACATCTTGAATGATCAGTTTACTTCTGTCTTCAACAAGGATGAAAACATAACCACCATCAAAGACAAGGGCAAAGCCCGTATCCAGACATGGAACAAATCAACATTAGTCCTGATGGAGT CATCTGTTGACCAAGGCATTATTCCGGATGACTGGAAAAGAGCTAATGTAGTTCCTGTCTTCAAGAAGGGAGGGAGAAACAGAGCAGAAAACTACAGGCAAATCTCGCTGACCTCTAATGTGTGCAAGACCCTGGAACACATTGTCTGCAGTAGCATTCTTGACCACCTGGATAGCCATAACATTTTATGTGACGCGCAGCATGGCTTTCACAAGAAGCGCTCCTGTACATCTCAGCTCTTACATGCTGTTCAGGACCTTTCCCAGGGTATTGATGATGGCGATCAGCTTGATGTGATTCTACTGGACTTGTCAAAAGCCTTTGACAAGGTTCCCCATGGTAGATTGATGTACAAAGTCAACTATTATGGAGTCAGAGGCAATATTCACTCATGGATTGAACATCTACTCAGCAACCGCTCCCGGAGGGTTCTTATTGAAGGAGTTACTTCTCATGAAGCCCCCGTTCTCTCAGGAGTACCGCAAGGTAGCGTGGTCGGACCTCTgctcttcctcctcttcattAATGACCTCCCCGAATATGTATCATCACAGTCTACGGTGCGCCTCTTTGCTGACGACTGCATCTTGTACAGAAAGGTCAAGACAGAGGAGGACACTAAACAGCTTCAGAGGGACCTGGATGCTCTTCAAGTATGGGAAGATGACTGGCTCATGCAATTTTACCCGCAAAAATGCCAAGTTATGCATGCTACGAATAAGAGGGTAGTTATCAAGAGTTCGACACCATATTGCATTCATGGAATACCCCTGGTAGAGACTGATAAAGCAAAATACCTTGGTGTAGTAAACTTTCAGGAAAACCTTAAGTGGAATCACCATGTAGACAAAACAACTAAGTCTGCCAACTCAGTCAGCAGCTTCCTGCAGAGAAATATCAGAGACTGTCCTCTCAAGACGAAAGTGTTGTGCTACAAAGCACTTGTCCTTCCAGTACTGGAATATGCTGCTGTGGTGTGGGACCCATTTACCCAGAGGAACATCTCAAAACTGGAAATGGTACAACGCCGTTATGCCCGCTTTGCTTTAGGAGACTTTCGACGTACCAGCAGTGTATCAGATATGCTAACTCTAGTGGGCTACTCTTCAGGAAAGAAGGGCACAACAGCCAGCTAG